Proteins from a genomic interval of Candidatus Neomarinimicrobiota bacterium:
- a CDS encoding BamA/TamA family outer membrane protein, with amino-acid sequence MNSAHQIPENNYSPTMLKSSILVMLLISAILIVMAPDNLSARDSLNVSERDSVRVIKFQSRKNIPQHILALPSTIWTQLYKPLGEIVIWGESNRIDRRVLNILMNEDRTAGIFPIASIGGKNNFSAGIALFDNNLRNKNISISGFGLYHNPDNIFVGAKYRMPVSNNSGSLGVSAILWSDDEEVVYGIGGNSSLVNDSLAYGIDDKYIEIDWTIKWEKESGRYVMTDYQRRRKRGRANHFTTKLFLRFSEVNIDEGLNRYPTVPTTILGYGNTTLFETGIQWTYDTRNHEFNPRMGNLLRLFTEYTRQMNGSEFRYLRYTVEYQKYIELFKKNRVFAFRVILDGTARPKGKVIPFYRMSILGSHDTLRGFKEGRFRDFGSLLANFEYRYPIWDSFDGVIFLDTGQVYKDLDDVKYSSLHTGYGAGVRLRLKNSFLARIQVGYSSEGHRTVAQFSQIFN; translated from the coding sequence ATGAACTCAGCGCATCAAATACCGGAAAACAATTATTCTCCAACTATGTTGAAGAGTTCAATATTAGTAATGCTGTTAATATCAGCAATATTGATAGTGATGGCGCCGGATAATTTATCCGCACGTGATAGCCTTAATGTGAGTGAAAGAGATTCTGTCAGAGTAATCAAATTTCAATCCCGAAAAAATATACCACAGCATATTCTCGCACTTCCAAGCACAATTTGGACGCAACTGTACAAACCGTTAGGAGAGATTGTTATTTGGGGAGAAAGCAATAGAATAGACCGGCGAGTGCTAAATATTTTGATGAATGAAGATAGGACCGCAGGTATATTCCCAATAGCGTCTATCGGTGGCAAAAATAATTTTTCGGCCGGTATAGCTTTATTTGACAACAACCTTAGAAATAAGAATATTTCAATTTCTGGTTTCGGTCTTTATCACAATCCTGATAATATTTTCGTCGGAGCGAAGTATAGGATGCCTGTTAGTAATAACTCCGGCAGTCTGGGCGTTTCAGCAATTTTATGGAGTGACGATGAGGAAGTGGTTTATGGCATTGGTGGAAACAGCTCATTGGTCAATGATAGTCTGGCATATGGAATTGATGATAAATATATCGAGATAGACTGGACGATTAAATGGGAAAAAGAATCCGGTCGCTATGTTATGACGGATTATCAAAGACGGAGGAAGCGAGGTAGAGCTAATCATTTTACAACCAAACTGTTTCTCCGTTTCAGTGAAGTAAATATTGACGAGGGGCTCAACCGTTACCCCACCGTACCTACTACAATTTTAGGGTATGGAAATACAACGCTTTTTGAAACAGGGATTCAGTGGACCTATGATACAAGGAATCACGAGTTTAATCCGAGAATGGGGAATCTGCTGCGGTTGTTCACAGAATATACACGACAAATGAATGGGTCCGAATTTAGATATTTGCGCTACACTGTAGAGTATCAAAAATATATCGAGCTGTTTAAGAAAAACCGGGTGTTTGCGTTTCGAGTTATTCTTGATGGGACTGCAAGACCCAAAGGGAAAGTCATTCCATTTTATCGAATGAGTATCCTTGGTTCCCACGATACTCTCAGGGGATTCAAAGAAGGTAGATTCAGGGATTTTGGTTCGCTGCTTGCCAATTTCGAATACCGCTATCCGATATGGGATAGTTTCGACGGTGTAATATTCCTTGATACAGGACAGGTTTATAAGGATTTGGATGATGTGAAATATTCCTCTTTGCATACCGGCTACGGAGCAGGGGTAAGGCTAAGACTGAAGAATAGTTTTCTTGCGCGAATTCAGGTGGGATATAGTTCAGAAGGTCATCGTACAGTAGCGCAATTTTCGCAGATATTCAACTGA